From Armatimonadota bacterium, one genomic window encodes:
- the mutL gene encoding DNA mismatch repair endonuclease MutL: MQTQAQKIRLLDSHTVNQIAAGEVVERPASVVKELVENALDAGASRVAIRLDQSGRRLIEVADDGAGMDLAEIQLAIQRHATSKIRTAADLAQAATLGFRGEALPSIASVSVMSISSAEDDGVRSVVEVEAGEVREPTREPGSRGTTVRVEDLFFNTPARLKFLRTDATELAACVEVVSKYAVARPDVAFRLSHGSIEVVETTGSGDPLTALAEVWGRDVAKALAPLDTFNGTARVRGFVSPPHFTKPNRNFQWIFVNGRPVRSRTIIAALDQAFRSLTPERRYPVAILDIRVDPAQVDVNVSPTKSEVRFHQSGAIFDAVRRSVREGLLAVGMVPNAEGLAAANLALVELRGVNPGDSPLQPGQAGVATLPTGFGVERLGAAREPSLEIESRTMPDMLRGLRVLAQIADTFIIAENDDALLIVDQHVAHERVLYEMLRRVRGSAAIEVQPLLTPETLQVDKRSAELLEEKLDELKAVGFELDRFGSDTFLVRTVPAVVRNRNPMQVLRDLVDELVDGGGQGCLVPTRDEVYILCACKMAVKAGDKLGIPEMERLLRDLAETENPYLCPHGRPITIVMPKSDIRRRFKR, translated from the coding sequence ATGCAGACTCAAGCTCAGAAGATACGGCTCTTAGACTCGCACACGGTGAATCAGATCGCCGCTGGCGAGGTGGTCGAGCGCCCGGCGTCCGTCGTCAAGGAGCTGGTTGAGAACGCGCTCGATGCAGGTGCGTCACGGGTCGCGATCAGGTTGGATCAGAGCGGCAGGCGGCTCATCGAAGTTGCTGACGACGGGGCTGGCATGGACCTGGCCGAGATTCAGCTGGCGATACAGCGTCACGCGACCTCGAAGATCCGAACCGCCGCCGATCTGGCCCAGGCCGCAACGCTGGGGTTCCGAGGAGAGGCGCTGCCGTCGATCGCCTCCGTCTCCGTGATGTCGATCTCCAGCGCGGAGGATGACGGCGTTCGGAGCGTGGTGGAGGTTGAAGCGGGCGAGGTGCGCGAACCCACCCGAGAACCGGGGTCGCGCGGCACCACCGTTCGAGTCGAGGATCTGTTCTTCAACACCCCCGCGCGGCTCAAGTTCCTGCGAACTGACGCGACCGAGCTGGCGGCGTGCGTAGAGGTCGTCTCCAAGTACGCTGTCGCACGGCCTGACGTCGCGTTCCGGCTGTCGCACGGCAGCATCGAGGTCGTCGAGACGACCGGCAGCGGCGATCCGCTCACGGCGCTGGCCGAGGTTTGGGGCAGAGACGTCGCCAAGGCGCTCGCGCCCCTGGATACGTTCAACGGCACAGCGCGGGTGCGGGGGTTCGTCAGCCCGCCGCACTTTACAAAGCCGAATCGCAATTTCCAATGGATTTTCGTCAACGGACGGCCAGTACGGTCCCGAACGATTATCGCCGCGCTCGACCAGGCTTTCCGATCGCTCACGCCCGAGAGGCGGTACCCGGTAGCGATCTTGGACATCCGCGTCGACCCGGCACAGGTGGACGTGAACGTCTCGCCGACCAAGAGCGAGGTGAGGTTCCACCAGAGCGGAGCGATCTTCGACGCCGTGCGGCGCAGCGTGCGAGAGGGGCTGCTGGCGGTCGGCATGGTGCCGAACGCGGAAGGGCTGGCAGCCGCCAACTTGGCGCTCGTCGAGTTGCGCGGTGTAAATCCAGGCGACTCGCCCTTGCAGCCTGGACAGGCGGGTGTTGCCACTCTGCCCACAGGGTTCGGCGTCGAGAGGCTCGGCGCAGCCAGGGAGCCGAGCCTGGAAATCGAGAGCCGCACGATGCCGGACATGCTCCGCGGGCTGCGAGTGCTGGCACAGATAGCGGATACGTTCATCATCGCGGAGAACGACGACGCGCTGCTCATCGTCGATCAGCACGTCGCCCACGAGCGCGTTCTTTACGAAATGCTACGGCGGGTTCGAGGCTCGGCTGCGATCGAGGTCCAGCCGCTGCTGACGCCTGAGACGCTGCAGGTCGACAAGCGCTCCGCCGAGTTGCTGGAGGAGAAGCTCGACGAGTTGAAGGCGGTTGGATTCGAGCTGGACCGCTTCGGTAGCGACACGTTTCTGGTGCGGACGGTGCCGGCCGTCGTTCGCAACAGGAACCCGATGCAGGTGCTGCGCGACCTCGTTGACGAGTTGGTCGATGGAGGCGGTCAAGGCTGCCTCGTGCCGACCAGAGACGAGGTGTACATCCTCTGCGCGTGCAAGATGGCCGTCAAGGCTGGCGACAAGCTGGGGATCCCAGAGATGGAGCGGCTGCTGCGGGATCTGGCTGAGACGGAAAACCCGTACCTGTGCCCGCACGGCAGGCCGATCACGATCGTCATGCCCAAGAGCGACATCAGGCGGAGGTTCAAGAGGTGA
- a CDS encoding type II secretion system F family protein gives MPHFAYTAIDANGKTVKSVMEADNEALVLNKLREQSMRIVDVRMTKKRKGPVSFGKKKMKAKALVVFSRQFATMIDAGIPILRCLEILSSQTKDQALKPALESVTSDVKGGMTLSDSMVKHPGVFNKLYVNMVRAAELGGLLDVILDRLSGFLEYEADVRAKIKGAMMYPVLVIIFSAIMLMVLFSFVLPKFKAIFDGMKVEMPAVTAALFSFGDFMAKFWWVILLAAGGIVIGTKVYGKTARGRYQIDYFKLKMPIVGELTLKMSIARFCRTFGTLLNSGVPMMRGLEITGETLGNLVLHEAIEQTRDAIREGQKLSDPLAATGLFPVMVTHMIDVGEETGRLAEMLVKVGDFYDSEVDATVKGLTSMIEPMLIIFLGGVVGFIAISVMTPIFKLVNSVN, from the coding sequence ATGCCACACTTTGCGTACACAGCCATAGATGCAAACGGGAAGACGGTCAAATCCGTCATGGAAGCTGACAACGAGGCCTTGGTTCTCAATAAACTGCGAGAGCAGTCCATGCGGATCGTCGATGTGCGCATGACCAAGAAGAGGAAAGGGCCTGTCTCGTTCGGCAAGAAGAAGATGAAGGCGAAGGCGCTTGTCGTGTTCTCTCGCCAGTTTGCAACGATGATCGACGCCGGAATTCCGATTCTGCGGTGCCTTGAGATCCTGTCTTCTCAGACGAAAGATCAAGCGTTAAAGCCCGCTCTCGAATCCGTGACGAGCGACGTTAAGGGTGGCATGACGCTCAGCGACTCCATGGTAAAGCACCCCGGGGTGTTCAACAAGCTCTACGTCAACATGGTTCGGGCTGCAGAGCTCGGCGGCCTACTGGACGTCATTCTCGATCGGCTGTCCGGCTTCCTTGAGTACGAGGCAGATGTGCGGGCCAAGATCAAGGGCGCGATGATGTACCCCGTGCTCGTCATCATTTTCTCGGCCATCATGCTGATGGTTCTGTTCAGCTTCGTTCTGCCGAAGTTCAAGGCGATCTTCGACGGAATGAAAGTGGAGATGCCGGCGGTAACGGCTGCGCTGTTCTCGTTCGGCGACTTCATGGCGAAGTTCTGGTGGGTCATCCTCCTCGCCGCAGGAGGCATCGTGATAGGAACCAAGGTGTACGGAAAAACGGCTCGCGGTCGGTACCAGATCGATTACTTCAAGCTGAAAATGCCGATCGTCGGTGAGCTGACGCTCAAGATGAGCATTGCCCGGTTCTGTCGAACCTTTGGAACTTTGCTCAACTCGGGAGTACCGATGATGCGCGGACTGGAGATCACTGGCGAGACCCTCGGCAACCTCGTCTTGCATGAGGCGATCGAGCAGACGCGCGACGCGATCCGAGAGGGCCAGAAGCTGTCCGACCCGCTCGCCGCGACTGGTCTGTTCCCGGTGATGGTGACGCACATGATCGACGTCGGAGAAGAGACCGGCCGATTGGCGGAGATGCTGGTCAAGGTCGGCGATTTCTACGACTCCGAGGTTGATGCGACGGTCAAGGGCCTGACCTCGATGATCGAGCCGATGCTCATCATCTTCCTGGGCGGCGTCGTCGGATTCATCGCGATCTCGGTTATGACTCCGATCTTCAAGCTCGTCAACAGCGTGAACTAG
- a CDS encoding sigma-70 family RNA polymerase sigma factor, whose amino-acid sequence MSEGIPRQKDDGEQLVVQFLDNPRDDLKDLIIVQYSPMVERIARRFKGLEHEDDLVQVGYIGLLNALSKFDPSAGVRFNTYATHLVAGEIKHYLRDRSQTIRQPAWLQELRHKVHKAATMLHAVSGEPPSEREIAETIGVSESAVREVIATQELLRVGSLDMSMGDDEDGESDVDKLDAAVFEPDQLSVEERVVLDTAMQQLRDLERQVLVLFHFDALSQTEIANLLGISCNYVSHILRQSLAKLRRILTSEDELDRILQRGEVQLSGDVLDLDSGVYNERYFLGRLTEEIHRIAGSNETLSVVIVKFDGLESLASFYGDQSVRDFLTDAANLLKDVVRNMDIVCRVGDVGFGVILPATGASVEIVSERLGRKFGQWLAGRVAPNRAIIASIGYATVPDDGSSVADLLAKAAGRSSGEKPGPEQPGRAA is encoded by the coding sequence ATGTCTGAAGGAATACCGCGACAAAAAGACGACGGAGAACAGCTTGTGGTGCAGTTCCTGGACAATCCCAGGGACGACCTCAAGGACTTGATCATCGTTCAATACTCACCGATGGTCGAGCGGATCGCAAGGCGATTCAAGGGACTAGAGCACGAAGACGATCTCGTCCAGGTCGGCTATATCGGGCTCCTGAACGCCTTGAGCAAGTTCGATCCTTCGGCTGGGGTGCGCTTCAACACGTACGCGACGCACCTGGTAGCCGGAGAGATCAAGCACTACCTGCGCGACCGGTCGCAGACGATCCGTCAGCCTGCCTGGCTGCAAGAGCTTCGCCACAAGGTCCACAAGGCCGCAACGATGCTCCACGCGGTCAGCGGAGAGCCGCCCAGCGAGCGGGAGATTGCGGAGACCATCGGCGTCAGCGAGTCTGCCGTCCGAGAAGTGATCGCAACGCAAGAGCTGCTGCGCGTCGGATCTCTCGACATGTCGATGGGCGACGACGAAGACGGTGAGAGCGACGTCGACAAGCTCGACGCTGCCGTGTTCGAGCCGGATCAGCTTTCGGTCGAAGAACGCGTGGTCTTGGACACGGCGATGCAGCAGTTGCGGGACCTCGAGCGCCAAGTGCTCGTCCTTTTCCACTTCGATGCACTGTCACAAACTGAGATCGCAAATCTGTTGGGGATTTCTTGCAATTACGTTTCCCACATATTGAGGCAGTCGCTCGCGAAGCTGCGCAGAATACTCACATCGGAGGACGAACTGGACCGGATCCTCCAACGGGGCGAAGTGCAGCTCAGCGGCGACGTGCTGGACCTGGACAGCGGCGTTTACAACGAAAGGTATTTCTTGGGTCGTCTGACAGAGGAGATTCACCGAATCGCGGGATCGAATGAGACGCTGTCAGTCGTGATAGTCAAATTTGATGGGCTTGAATCGCTAGCCTCGTTCTACGGCGACCAGTCGGTTCGAGACTTTCTGACCGATGCGGCGAACCTGCTCAAGGACGTGGTCCGGAATATGGACATCGTTTGCCGTGTCGGGGACGTGGGATTTGGCGTCATCCTGCCAGCTACCGGAGCGAGCGTCGAGATCGTCAGCGAACGACTGGGGCGAAAGTTTGGCCAGTGGCTCGCTGGAAGGGTCGCGCCGAATCGAGCGATTATCGCTTCGATCGGGTACGCAACCGTGCCTGATGACGGCTCGTCGGTCGCGGACCTTCTAGCGAAAGCGGCGGGGCGGTCCTCCGGCGAAAAGCCAGGCCCTGAACAACCAGGACGCGCCGCCTAG
- the ruvC gene encoding crossover junction endodeoxyribonuclease RuvC has protein sequence MIVLGFDPGLERIGFGAVQKSGSRLVALEYGLIQTPRIEIGERLLMVHERALELIDRIKPDCVATERLFFAKNQTTAFDVAKALGVLMLAAAERGLPCVEYPPPVVKQSVVGNGAADKRQVGYMVTRILSLDEPPKPDDVADALAVAITHALRVEQPAGAR, from the coding sequence GTGATCGTCCTCGGCTTCGACCCGGGCCTGGAGCGCATCGGGTTCGGCGCAGTGCAGAAGTCCGGTTCGCGGCTCGTGGCTCTCGAATACGGACTGATCCAAACTCCGAGAATAGAAATCGGGGAGCGGCTGCTGATGGTTCATGAGCGAGCGCTAGAGCTGATCGACCGAATCAAGCCGGACTGCGTGGCGACCGAGCGGCTGTTCTTCGCGAAGAATCAGACGACGGCGTTCGACGTGGCAAAGGCGCTGGGCGTGCTGATGCTGGCGGCCGCAGAGAGAGGGCTGCCGTGCGTCGAGTACCCGCCGCCGGTCGTGAAGCAGAGCGTGGTCGGCAACGGCGCCGCGGACAAGCGTCAGGTGGGCTACATGGTCACCAGGATCTTGAGCCTCGACGAACCGCCGAAGCCGGACGACGTCGCAGACGCGCTGGCCGTCGCGATCACCCACGCTCTACGCGTGGAGCAGCCAGCCGGGGCTCGCTGA
- the tdh gene encoding L-threonine 3-dehydrogenase, whose protein sequence is MKAIVKAREGVGIDVVDVDEPSIRPGHVKVSVERGSVCGTDLHIYNWDAWASGRIKPPRIIGHEFCGTIVEVGEGVTDRKVGDVVASESHITCGRCRLCRLDLRHLCENTVILGVDVDGGFAPYAVIPAENARQSPLDLPREVASMQDAIGNAVHTVMDGPVEGQSVLITGMGPIGLFSLVICKVLGARKVYATEVSDYRVDLARRLGADMILNPQKEDVHSILAGLEPGGVDVTMEMSGHPSQLDLAIESTRSGGRISLLGLYADRLRFVDMNKVILKGLSLRGVTGRHLWRTWEQMHELLKDGKMDLRPIITHEMHFTEIEQAMRLLKRGEAGKIVLSFED, encoded by the coding sequence GTGAAGGCGATCGTCAAGGCCAGGGAAGGGGTCGGAATCGACGTTGTCGATGTCGATGAGCCCTCGATCCGCCCGGGGCACGTGAAGGTTAGCGTCGAGCGCGGCTCGGTGTGCGGCACCGATCTTCACATCTACAACTGGGACGCTTGGGCCAGCGGCAGGATCAAGCCTCCCCGCATCATCGGCCACGAGTTCTGCGGCACGATCGTCGAAGTCGGAGAGGGAGTGACTGACCGCAAGGTCGGCGACGTTGTGGCTTCAGAGTCGCACATCACTTGCGGTCGCTGCCGACTGTGCCGTCTCGATCTGCGACACCTGTGCGAGAACACCGTCATCCTCGGCGTGGACGTCGACGGCGGGTTTGCGCCGTACGCCGTCATCCCGGCCGAGAACGCCAGACAGTCCCCGCTCGACCTTCCGAGAGAAGTGGCAAGCATGCAGGACGCAATCGGGAACGCAGTGCACACCGTCATGGACGGTCCGGTGGAAGGCCAGAGCGTGCTCATCACCGGCATGGGTCCGATCGGGCTGTTTTCACTCGTCATCTGCAAGGTGTTGGGAGCCCGAAAAGTGTACGCGACGGAGGTCAGCGACTACCGCGTCGACCTGGCGCGCAGGCTCGGCGCGGACATGATCTTGAACCCGCAAAAGGAGGACGTGCACTCTATCTTGGCAGGGTTGGAGCCGGGCGGGGTCGACGTCACGATGGAGATGTCCGGCCACCCGTCGCAGCTCGACCTAGCCATCGAATCCACCCGCTCCGGCGGTCGTATCAGCCTCTTGGGGCTATACGCAGACCGGTTGAGATTTGTGGACATGAACAAGGTGATCCTCAAGGGACTGAGCTTGCGCGGAGTGACCGGACGTCATCTTTGGCGAACTTGGGAACAGATGCACGAACTGCTCAAAGACGGCAAGATGGACTTGCGCCCGATCATCACGCACGAAATGCACTTCACCGAAATCGAGCAGGCGATGCGGCTCCTCAAGCGCGGCGAGGCCGGCAAGATCGTGCTGTCGTTCGAGGATTGA
- a CDS encoding tetratricopeptide repeat protein, with the protein MNIAVLPFNATEGTEPALARQLSAFLGDAARRSTGLNFNPVNYLARIEVSGMPRFAHVNPSESLNELDVIASLFEQSGADQIIDGLLAEKDGAGTITMRWFEKGAEQPTSTKEYRYLPGGMTASLREAFEDMHAQVGKQLADGLKENESLFGTNDAGAFRSFLIGYDAAQYVERSQGLVVDEFDPGPAFELLLSSVKADRDWEGPYLTLVELCKLCTMYRVGDPTNIEGALKSVIELEPDDGRAWFMLGNLHGSMGDHEEAVHAFETAHQKSPEEPTILSTLAQAQLALGMPANAERNLKKAIKMEGEDKPSMDWLAKVLAQTGREHEVPALWKELVDENAQNPHFRAKYALSLLAAKEEGKAIKEFEEGLNDLEDVATLKRYYAPVLAQRKELDRAMDLYEDCIDAAPTDVPLLAEYAQTLKAADREFEVPEVLKSILAANPDLNTKAQTTAWLIEIEQGERAEIVRLAAEKTESGDFEGALKDVNALKSWLADYWKLWAILATIHNNLNNAEEAERSARRLLDLYPACEPGYGELATALAAQNREEEAFQLLQMARVNMPNSLLVAVNYAQAAKRIGRGDEAKAIAKQLRKATNNAENLQQVFDELER; encoded by the coding sequence ATGAACATCGCCGTGTTACCGTTCAACGCGACAGAGGGTACTGAGCCGGCGCTTGCCAGGCAGCTCTCCGCGTTCTTGGGCGACGCTGCGAGGCGCAGCACCGGTTTGAACTTCAATCCGGTGAACTATCTGGCGCGCATCGAGGTGAGCGGCATGCCGAGGTTCGCCCACGTGAATCCGTCGGAGTCGCTGAACGAACTCGACGTTATCGCGTCGCTGTTCGAACAGTCCGGAGCGGATCAGATCATCGACGGGTTGCTGGCCGAGAAAGACGGGGCGGGAACCATCACCATGCGCTGGTTTGAAAAAGGGGCAGAGCAGCCGACCAGCACAAAGGAGTACCGGTATCTCCCTGGCGGGATGACCGCTTCCCTCCGCGAAGCGTTCGAGGACATGCATGCGCAAGTGGGCAAGCAGCTTGCGGACGGCTTGAAGGAGAACGAATCCTTGTTCGGCACGAACGACGCGGGGGCTTTCAGGTCTTTCTTGATCGGCTACGACGCAGCCCAGTACGTGGAGCGATCTCAGGGGCTCGTCGTAGACGAGTTCGACCCAGGGCCTGCGTTCGAGCTGTTGTTGAGCTCCGTGAAGGCTGATCGCGACTGGGAGGGGCCGTACTTGACGCTCGTGGAGCTGTGCAAGCTCTGCACGATGTACCGCGTCGGCGATCCCACGAATATCGAAGGCGCTCTCAAGAGTGTGATCGAACTGGAGCCGGACGACGGGCGAGCCTGGTTCATGCTCGGAAACCTGCACGGCTCCATGGGGGACCACGAGGAGGCAGTCCACGCTTTTGAGACGGCGCACCAAAAGAGCCCGGAAGAGCCGACGATTCTCTCGACCCTCGCGCAGGCTCAGCTTGCCCTTGGCATGCCTGCAAACGCAGAGAGGAATCTGAAGAAGGCGATCAAGATGGAGGGCGAGGACAAGCCGAGCATGGACTGGCTGGCGAAGGTGCTGGCGCAGACGGGCCGAGAGCATGAAGTACCTGCGCTTTGGAAGGAGCTTGTCGACGAGAACGCACAGAACCCTCACTTTCGCGCGAAGTACGCGCTCTCCCTGCTCGCAGCCAAGGAGGAAGGTAAAGCGATCAAGGAGTTTGAAGAAGGCCTGAACGACTTGGAGGACGTGGCAACCCTGAAGCGGTACTACGCGCCGGTCCTGGCTCAGCGCAAAGAGCTTGACCGAGCCATGGACCTGTATGAGGATTGCATCGACGCAGCCCCGACAGACGTTCCGCTGCTAGCCGAATACGCGCAGACGCTAAAGGCAGCTGACAGGGAGTTCGAAGTCCCCGAAGTCCTCAAGAGCATCCTTGCGGCCAATCCGGATTTGAACACGAAGGCTCAAACAACCGCGTGGCTGATCGAAATTGAGCAGGGGGAGCGAGCCGAGATCGTTCGCCTCGCCGCAGAAAAAACTGAATCTGGCGACTTCGAGGGGGCGCTGAAGGACGTAAACGCGCTCAAGAGCTGGCTCGCCGATTACTGGAAGCTCTGGGCGATTCTGGCCACCATCCACAACAACCTCAACAACGCTGAAGAAGCAGAGCGGTCAGCCCGGCGACTGCTCGATCTATACCCCGCCTGTGAGCCGGGCTACGGCGAGCTGGCGACCGCGCTCGCGGCGCAGAACCGCGAGGAAGAGGCGTTTCAGCTGTTGCAGATGGCGAGGGTGAACATGCCGAACTCCTTGCTAGTCGCCGTCAACTACGCGCAGGCGGCCAAGCGGATAGGTCGCGGAGATGAGGCCAAGGCGATCGCCAAACAGCTGCGCAAGGCTACGAACAACGCTGAGAATCTACAGCAGGTTTTTGACGAGTTAGAGCGGTAG
- a CDS encoding DNA-processing protein DprA, which produces MRKGETLAIESAVCALYLRGSPIGGRAPRRAWPRVVARLCSAEPTLDQLGTCLLIAGLYDEASLLGDPGAIEWGLQQVESDRTVTVVSPTYPSRWLQALGSAAPPALWRFGTLPLAPAVGVAGGRQLSARELRAAAGIGAALMALGRTLVSGGASGADRAAAAGAIACGTEPRVIEILPCGVDMCSLLEGACSLSASAPDAEFSTGQAMERNALIYAYGTHTVVIRPRYRVGGTWHGATDALRRDLSVVGVWGRGADAASEALTALGAVRVPRVRDLAGFLATSPPQLQPWLFGAGVVRERSASPGWLLHA; this is translated from the coding sequence ATGAGGAAGGGCGAGACGCTGGCGATCGAATCGGCTGTTTGTGCGCTGTACTTGCGCGGCTCGCCGATCGGCGGTCGCGCCCCACGGCGCGCCTGGCCGCGCGTCGTTGCAAGGCTCTGCTCAGCGGAGCCCACCTTGGACCAGCTTGGCACGTGCCTGCTCATCGCTGGCTTATATGACGAAGCTTCTCTTCTCGGCGACCCCGGCGCGATCGAATGGGGGCTGCAACAGGTCGAGAGCGACAGGACGGTGACCGTTGTTTCGCCGACTTACCCCTCTCGCTGGTTGCAGGCACTCGGTTCGGCGGCTCCGCCGGCTCTGTGGCGCTTTGGCACACTCCCGCTTGCGCCCGCGGTCGGCGTTGCTGGCGGCCGTCAACTCAGCGCTCGTGAACTGCGCGCTGCAGCCGGGATCGGCGCTGCGCTGATGGCGCTCGGTCGGACTCTTGTTTCTGGCGGCGCTTCGGGCGCGGATCGCGCCGCAGCGGCGGGGGCGATCGCCTGCGGCACCGAGCCCCGCGTCATCGAGATCCTGCCATGCGGGGTCGATATGTGTTCGCTGCTCGAGGGCGCGTGCTCGCTGAGCGCGTCTGCGCCCGACGCGGAGTTCTCGACCGGCCAGGCGATGGAGCGCAACGCGCTGATCTACGCTTACGGCACGCACACGGTCGTGATCCGCCCGCGCTACCGCGTTGGCGGGACTTGGCACGGTGCGACCGACGCGCTGCGTCGCGACCTGAGCGTAGTCGGCGTATGGGGTCGCGGGGCCGACGCGGCCTCCGAGGCGCTGACGGCGCTGGGCGCGGTCCGTGTGCCTCGCGTTCGGGATCTGGCGGGGTTCCTGGCGACGAGTCCGCCGCAGCTGCAGCCGTGGCTGTTCGGGGCTGGCGTCGTGCGCGAGCGGTCAGCGAGCCCCGGCTGGCTGCTCCACGCGTAG
- a CDS encoding transposase codes for MRPREKRHRLEPEAYKGNATVSFTACIKDHRRPFVCHKRTAQHVEFLAKAVATENCGVLIYCFMPDHLHAIITGRTAESDVKKAFERFKQVSAFNLRKEGLAWQKDFHDRVVRKSEDLDAIASYVSENPIRAGLADSPFEYHGIGSIGYDLKEVLIG; via the coding sequence GTGAGACCGAGGGAGAAGCGCCACCGATTAGAACCCGAAGCGTACAAAGGAAATGCAACCGTTTCCTTTACCGCATGCATCAAGGACCACCGTCGCCCATTCGTTTGCCACAAGCGAACAGCACAGCACGTCGAGTTCTTGGCAAAGGCTGTGGCCACAGAAAACTGCGGCGTCCTTATCTACTGCTTCATGCCCGACCATTTGCATGCGATAATCACTGGCCGGACAGCTGAATCCGACGTCAAGAAAGCATTCGAGAGGTTTAAGCAGGTGTCTGCGTTCAATCTTAGGAAAGAAGGGCTTGCCTGGCAGAAAGACTTTCACGACCGCGTCGTTCGCAAGAGCGAGGATCTCGACGCAATCGCAAGCTACGTTAGTGAGAATCCGATCAGGGCCGGTCTGGCGGACTCACCGTTTGAGTACCACGGTATCGGATCAATCGGATACGACCTGAAAGAAGTGCTGATCGGATGA